One Actinospica robiniae DSM 44927 genomic region harbors:
- a CDS encoding SigB/SigF/SigG family RNA polymerase sigma factor: protein MSTGVHEEPGPFAAPARAIGPVERAEQRAETMRTLTRLSALDADHPQRARLRAEVIEDHMAYARHLAGHYSRRGVSDEDFAQVAYLGLVKAVDNFDPGRGTGFLGYATPMIIGEIKRYFRDATWDVHVPRRMQEITGALRRAREELTVRQGREPTISQLAEHVGLDADEVVEALDAAEAYSTSSLDRPVGLEEGGATLGETIGHDDPGFRLTEDREVLRGLVAGLSERDKRILLMRFFRGMTQAEIGEELGISQMQVSRLITKVLGQLREGFG from the coding sequence GTGAGCACCGGCGTACACGAGGAGCCGGGCCCGTTCGCCGCCCCGGCGCGGGCGATCGGGCCGGTCGAGCGGGCGGAGCAGCGGGCTGAGACGATGCGCACGCTGACCCGGCTCTCCGCCCTGGACGCCGATCACCCGCAGCGGGCCCGGCTGCGCGCGGAGGTGATCGAGGATCACATGGCCTACGCGCGCCACCTGGCCGGCCACTACAGCCGGCGCGGGGTGAGCGACGAGGACTTCGCCCAGGTCGCCTATCTGGGGCTGGTCAAGGCGGTGGACAACTTCGACCCCGGGCGCGGCACCGGCTTCCTCGGCTACGCGACCCCGATGATCATCGGCGAGATCAAGCGCTACTTCCGGGACGCCACCTGGGACGTGCACGTGCCGCGGCGGATGCAGGAGATCACCGGCGCGCTGCGCCGCGCCCGGGAGGAGCTGACGGTGCGACAGGGCCGGGAGCCGACGATCTCTCAGCTCGCCGAGCACGTCGGCCTGGACGCGGACGAGGTGGTCGAGGCCCTCGACGCGGCGGAGGCGTATTCGACCTCTTCGCTCGACCGCCCGGTCGGCCTGGAGGAGGGCGGCGCGACCCTCGGTGAGACGATCGGGCACGACGACCCGGGCTTCCGGCTGACGGAGGACCGCGAGGTGCTGCGCGGGCTGGTGGCCGGACTGAGCGAGCGGGACAAGCGGATCCTGCTCATGCGGTTCTTCCGGGGCATGACCCAGGCGGAGATCGGCGAGGAGCTCGGCATCTCCCAGATGCAGGTCTCCCGGCTGATCACGAAGGTGCTGGGGCAGTTGCGCGAGGGCTTCGGCTGA
- a CDS encoding ATP-binding protein has protein sequence MHSDGHDGSVRAPAPPGSRARTCELLAELTIPAEADSLGLARLAAVHVAGVLGVPVSRLAELRLAVNEACALLFHAPPAAAAERVAPPSAVSLRFERDGSHLCISARGAAPYRGPAPGEIGWVLLQALVEDIRMETSGGIMTLTLREPLPAS, from the coding sequence ATGCACTCCGATGGCCACGATGGATCCGTCCGCGCACCGGCGCCGCCCGGGTCCCGCGCCCGCACCTGCGAGCTGCTGGCGGAGCTGACCATACCGGCCGAAGCCGACTCGCTGGGCCTGGCGCGGCTCGCCGCCGTGCACGTGGCCGGCGTGCTCGGGGTGCCGGTGAGCCGGCTCGCCGAGCTGCGGCTGGCCGTCAACGAGGCCTGCGCCCTGCTGTTCCACGCCCCGCCCGCCGCGGCCGCCGAGCGGGTGGCGCCGCCGTCGGCGGTGTCGCTGCGGTTCGAGCGCGACGGCTCGCACCTGTGCATCTCGGCCCGCGGCGCCGCGCCGTACCGCGGTCCCGCGCCCGGGGAGATCGGCTGGGTGCTGCTCCAGGCCCTGGTCGAGGACATCCGGATGGAGACCTCCGGCGGCATCATGACCCTGACACTGCGCGAACCGCTGCCGGCTTCGTGA
- a CDS encoding GAF and ANTAR domain-containing protein, producing the protein MIAACAGEAAPPGEFVGRLCHLGPRLLPVDGASVSLLAEGAARQLLCSTDDTAAQLCEAQLSLGSGPGLHAFAEGSPVLVADLGRASDAERWPMFAHRALELETAALFAFPLSVGAIAVGTMDLYRRRPGPLAEPEIGAALLLADAVTLGVLRLYATGGEAEYERGEGELSSWLPGQADYDEVHQATGMVMVQCGVGPEEALLRLRARAFAVGMDLTGLSREVVSRRVRLDEDE; encoded by the coding sequence ATGATCGCCGCCTGCGCCGGTGAGGCGGCCCCGCCCGGCGAGTTCGTCGGCCGGCTGTGCCACCTCGGGCCCCGGCTGCTCCCGGTAGACGGCGCCTCGGTCTCGCTCCTGGCCGAGGGGGCGGCCCGGCAGCTGCTCTGCTCCACCGACGACACAGCCGCCCAACTGTGCGAGGCACAGCTCTCCCTCGGCAGCGGCCCCGGCCTGCACGCCTTCGCCGAGGGCAGCCCCGTCCTGGTGGCCGACCTGGGGCGGGCCTCGGACGCCGAGCGCTGGCCGATGTTCGCGCACCGCGCGCTCGAGCTCGAGACCGCCGCGCTCTTCGCCTTCCCGCTGTCCGTCGGCGCGATCGCCGTCGGCACGATGGACCTGTACCGCCGCCGCCCCGGTCCGCTGGCCGAGCCGGAGATCGGCGCCGCGCTGCTGCTGGCCGACGCGGTCACCCTCGGCGTGCTGCGGCTCTACGCGACCGGCGGCGAGGCCGAGTACGAGCGCGGCGAGGGCGAACTGTCCTCCTGGCTGCCCGGCCAGGCCGACTACGACGAGGTGCACCAGGCCACCGGCATGGTGATGGTGCAGTGCGGGGTCGGTCCGGAGGAGGCGCTGCTGCGGCTGCGGGCGCGCGCGTTCGCCGTCGGGATGGATCTGACCGGATTGTCCCGCGAGGTGGTTTCGCGCCGCGTGCGATTGGACGAGGATGAGTGA
- a CDS encoding ANTAR domain-containing protein produces MLGRPDRRTGPEDVLARLQATISNKVAIEQAKGFLAESGHISIEEAGTALRVYARQHGVRMTDAARAVVHRALRAEDVLGPVPMPEAKPTGELL; encoded by the coding sequence ATGCTCGGCCGCCCGGACCGGCGCACCGGCCCGGAGGACGTGCTGGCCCGGCTGCAGGCCACCATCAGCAACAAGGTCGCGATCGAGCAGGCCAAGGGCTTCCTGGCCGAGTCCGGCCACATCTCCATCGAGGAGGCCGGCACGGCGCTGCGCGTCTACGCCCGGCAGCACGGCGTCCGGATGACCGACGCGGCCCGGGCGGTCGTGCACCGGGCGTTGCGCGCCGAGGACGTGCTGGGACCGGTGCCCATGCCGGAGGCGAAGCCGACCGGCGAGCTGCTCTGA
- a CDS encoding GAF and ANTAR domain-containing protein translates to MTELGTSVDRVSLSAKLAGMAEAVAGCASTKTAGEQIVRTAADVVEGTAMAGLTVFTHTGLMRTRAYTNTHVVLLDHLQARYREGPCLAVASVRGREVIVVENMARERRWPRFAPAAAQLGVRSTLVCGLPLPGGGTVALNLHAYEPDAFDATAVERAALFAAYSSVAYSQARLAENVVTALTSRQCIGEATGILMERRQLGSAQALERLSLTAQRLNVQLWRVAEHVVRTGADPDEITAADLPEE, encoded by the coding sequence ATGACGGAGCTGGGAACCTCGGTGGACAGGGTCAGCCTTTCGGCGAAGCTCGCCGGGATGGCGGAAGCGGTCGCCGGGTGCGCTTCGACGAAGACCGCCGGCGAGCAGATCGTGCGTACGGCGGCGGACGTCGTCGAGGGCACGGCCATGGCGGGCTTGACCGTCTTCACGCACACGGGCCTGATGCGGACCCGCGCGTACACCAACACCCACGTCGTATTGCTCGACCACCTGCAGGCGCGCTACCGCGAAGGCCCCTGCCTGGCCGTCGCCTCGGTCCGCGGCCGGGAGGTCATCGTGGTCGAGAACATGGCCCGGGAACGGCGCTGGCCGCGCTTCGCCCCCGCGGCGGCCCAGCTCGGCGTGCGCAGCACGCTCGTGTGCGGCCTGCCCCTGCCGGGCGGCGGCACGGTGGCGCTCAACCTGCACGCGTACGAGCCGGACGCCTTCGACGCCACCGCGGTGGAGCGCGCGGCGCTGTTCGCCGCCTACTCCTCGGTGGCCTACAGCCAGGCCCGGCTCGCCGAGAACGTGGTGACGGCGCTGACCAGCCGGCAGTGCATCGGCGAGGCCACCGGCATCCTGATGGAGCGTCGCCAGCTCGGCTCGGCGCAGGCGCTGGAGCGGCTCTCGCTCACCGCGCAGCGGCTGAACGTGCAGCTGTGGAGAGTGGCCGAGCACGTGGTGCGCACCGGCGCGGATCCGGACGAGATCACCGCCGCGGACCTGCCCGAGGAGTAA
- a CDS encoding type 1 glutamine amidotransferase domain-containing protein, with the protein MGTNNTSTASARSFDRPSLEGREIAFLIAPEGAEESETMRPWEAVAQAGGHPVLISPTEGEAQLFDHLDRGRTMQVDRTLTAASPADYDALVLPGGVANPDMLRTDPEAVAFARAFFEAGKPVAAICHAPWLLVEAGLVEDRALTSWPSLHTDVTNAGGNWRDEEVVVCESGPNTLITSRKPQDLPAFCDTFVEQFAQAVAR; encoded by the coding sequence ATGGGCACGAACAACACCAGCACGGCCTCGGCGCGCTCGTTCGACCGGCCCTCGCTCGAGGGCAGGGAGATCGCCTTCCTGATCGCGCCCGAGGGCGCCGAGGAGTCCGAGACGATGCGGCCCTGGGAAGCGGTGGCCCAGGCCGGCGGCCACCCGGTGCTGATCAGCCCGACGGAGGGCGAGGCGCAGCTGTTCGACCATCTCGACCGCGGCCGCACGATGCAGGTGGACCGGACCCTGACGGCGGCCAGCCCGGCCGATTACGACGCGCTCGTGCTGCCCGGCGGAGTGGCGAACCCCGACATGCTCCGCACCGACCCGGAGGCCGTCGCGTTCGCGCGCGCGTTCTTCGAGGCCGGCAAGCCGGTCGCGGCGATCTGCCACGCGCCGTGGCTGCTGGTGGAGGCGGGCCTGGTCGAGGACCGCGCGCTGACCTCGTGGCCGAGCCTGCACACGGACGTGACGAACGCCGGCGGCAACTGGCGCGACGAGGAGGTCGTGGTCTGCGAGAGCGGCCCGAACACGTTGATCACCAGTCGCAAGCCGCAGGACCTGCCGGCCTTCTGCGACACTTTCGTCGAACAGTTCGCCCAGGCCGTCGCCCGCTGA
- a CDS encoding STAS domain-containing protein: MSSPMEIREITGEHEKAAVLAMSGDLDLLAAPELYQRGAHAVEERHNLILDLSAVTFCDSSGFNALIRLRRRAEEAGGRLVLAAPPEQVVRLLALSGAQVLFPTTETLDEARARVAAPSPG; encoded by the coding sequence ATGAGCAGCCCGATGGAGATCCGCGAGATCACCGGGGAGCACGAGAAGGCCGCGGTGCTGGCGATGTCCGGCGACCTCGACCTGCTCGCCGCTCCCGAGCTCTACCAGCGCGGCGCCCACGCGGTGGAGGAGCGGCACAACCTGATCCTGGACCTGTCCGCGGTCACCTTCTGCGACTCGTCCGGCTTCAACGCGCTGATCCGGCTGCGCCGCCGGGCCGAGGAGGCGGGCGGCCGGCTGGTGCTGGCCGCGCCGCCGGAGCAGGTGGTGCGGCTGCTCGCGCTCAGCGGCGCCCAGGTGCTCTTCCCCACCACCGAGACGCTGGACGAGGCCCGCGCGAGAGTGGCGGCGCCGTCACCCGGATGA